Proteins from a single region of Palaemon carinicauda isolate YSFRI2023 chromosome 1, ASM3689809v2, whole genome shotgun sequence:
- the LOC137648714 gene encoding uncharacterized protein — protein MGIFRQKCWSPGLRSIARQIVRQCPECVLAFQPLLRQPPPLPLPKERISLTKPFTAVGVDHTAAIQTETRPGDILIVTCMASRAVYLDFCPSLEAEEFVLALRRFCATHGAPSFITSDNHQTFKTASKLLQGLYEGDEVQQFLRKTGIEWSFQTPRAPWKGGFFERLIGVTKRTLQIALGKKYLPDAHVLTLVKEAEAVVNNRPLMYSGDKCEDEVLTPSHLVRGNIMNLMAPILPDDDLSATFTSRRLRDRYLKLTHSESLPGEVEERLYPGDIVLVKQDNKKRAAWPLGRVVETYPEDDGVVLLAKVLFEDVESLRAVSHLVPLEIAPSDDDDGAGEDDGDGDVEDEGANSLLAGLPGNVVTSGDNQEIVQATTSRQQATEVLGRDEDSRGNDGNESSDAKTVSESSESAVKSETSGRQGRSARPLRKAAAKQRELMKRLVENEDI, from the exons atgggtatctttcgacagaaatgctggtcgccgggcctacgttccattgcAAGGCAAATTGTACGGCAGTGTCCAGAATGTGTGCTAGCtttccagcccctgttgagacagccaccgccactccccctaccgaaggaaaggatcagcTTGACGAAGCCATTTaccgcagtcggagtggaccacacagcggccatacagacCGAAACGCGGCCTGGCGACATACTGATCGTAacatgcatggccagcagggccgtatacctcgatttctgcccctccctggaagcggaggaGTTTGTCCTGGCCTTGCGTCGTTTTTGTGCTACCCACGGCGCCCCGTCTTTCATCACCTCCgataatcatcaaacgttcaagactgccagcaaactccttcagggactttatgaaggggatgaagttcagcagttcctgaggaaaactggaatCGAATGGagttttcagacgccccgtgcgcCTTGGAAAGGTGGTTTTTTCGAGCGCCTAATCGGAGTGACAAAACGTACCCTCCAGATAGCTCTTGGGAAGAAATACCTGCCGGATGCCCACGTCCTAACGTTAGTGAAAGAAGCGGAGGCAGTAgttaataacaggcctctaatgtacagcggcgacaagtgcgaggatgaggtcctcaccccctcccatttagtgCGAGGAAACATTATGAACCtgatggcaccgatcttgccagacgacGACCTCAGTGctaccttcacctcccggaggctccgtGATCGTTATTTGAAGTTGACACACTCTGAAAGCCTTCCAGGAGAGGTGGAGGAAAGA ctgtaccccggagacatcgtgctggtcaagcaagacaataaaaaaagagctgcgtggccccttggacgtgtcgtggagacatatcctgaAGACGACGGAGTCGTGCTTTTGGCCAAGGTGTTGTTCGAGGATGTCGAGtccctgcgagctgtcagccacctggttcccctggagattgccccctctgatgacgatgatggtgctGGAGAAGACGATGGCGACGGCGACGTCGAAGACGAGGGTGCGAACAGTTTGCTAGCAGGACTGCCAGGGAATGTTGTGAcatctggggacaaccaggagataGTTCAGGCTACGACATCTCGACAACAAGCCACAGAGGTCTTAGGTAGGGACGAAGATAGTAGAGGTAATGATGGTAACGAAAGTAGCGATGCAAAGACGGTTAGTGAGAGTAGTGAAAGTGCCGTAAAATCAGAGACGTCGGGCCGACAAGGACGttccgcacgcccattgagaaaggcTGCTGCGAAGCAGCGAGAGTTGATGAAACGATTAGTTGAGAATGAAGATATATAA